One region of Deltaproteobacteria bacterium genomic DNA includes:
- a CDS encoding polyhydroxyalkanoate synthesis regulator DNA-binding domain-containing protein, with amino-acid sequence MEAPSPRVLKKYGNRRLYDTEASRYVTLAEVEQLIQAGSDIEVVDAKTGEDLTRAVLAQIISERQSSREVLPVAFLTRVIRTGASPEAREKLGEQLLGVVRGFSELQRNLAAEVQKAAAETMRMNPFAAPFGYPPAPPRPQDQAAVPSPAEVKEGAETRAELAELRAELKATQAVLRELIHGRKDAE; translated from the coding sequence ATGGAAGCCCCCAGCCCCCGCGTCCTGAAGAAGTACGGAAACCGCCGCCTCTACGACACCGAGGCCTCGCGCTACGTGACCCTCGCCGAGGTGGAGCAGCTGATCCAGGCGGGGAGCGACATCGAGGTGGTCGACGCCAAGACCGGCGAGGACCTCACCCGGGCGGTGCTCGCCCAGATCATCAGCGAGCGGCAGAGCAGCCGGGAGGTGCTCCCGGTGGCCTTCCTCACCCGCGTGATCCGCACCGGCGCCTCCCCCGAGGCCCGGGAGAAGCTGGGCGAACAGCTCCTCGGGGTGGTCCGGGGCTTCTCCGAGCTCCAGCGCAACCTGGCCGCCGAGGTCCAGAAGGCCGCCGCCGAGACCATGCGGATGAACCCCTTCGCGGCACCCTTCGGCTACCCTCCTGCCCCGCCCCGGCCCCAGGATCAGGCCGCGGTGCCCTCCCCCGCCGAGGTGAAGGAGGGCGCCGAGACCCGGGCCGAGCTCGCCGAGCTGCGGGCCGAGCTTAAGGCCACTCAGGCGGTGCTGCGGGAGCTGATCCACGGGCGCAAGGACGCGGAGTGA
- a CDS encoding sulfite exporter TauE/SafE family protein, whose product MLATPDDPLALLVLALVGVVAGVINTLAGGGSLLTLPALVFLGLPAGVANGTNRISVLVQSLSATATFAREGERPFRQAGRLALPTLAGALAGAYLATRWPGDAFRPVLGGVLVVMGLLTALRPRLLEGREQVATTGPLHLLGLFLVGAYGGFAQAGVGFLLLFLLVGGLGHALARANALKVVLVALFTGLSLLVFGLSAQVAWLPGVALAVGAGLGGIAGARLAMKVQARWLRYPVALFALASGISLLLR is encoded by the coding sequence ATGCTCGCCACCCCCGACGACCCCCTCGCCCTCCTCGTCCTGGCCCTGGTCGGGGTCGTGGCCGGCGTGATCAACACCCTGGCCGGCGGTGGATCGCTGCTCACCCTCCCCGCCCTGGTCTTCCTGGGCCTGCCCGCCGGGGTGGCGAACGGCACCAACCGGATCTCGGTGCTGGTGCAGAGCCTCAGCGCCACCGCCACCTTCGCCCGGGAGGGCGAGCGCCCCTTCCGGCAGGCCGGCCGCCTGGCGCTGCCCACCCTCGCCGGGGCCCTGGCGGGCGCCTACCTGGCCACCCGCTGGCCGGGCGACGCCTTCCGCCCCGTCCTCGGCGGGGTGCTGGTGGTGATGGGCCTGCTCACGGCCCTGCGCCCCCGCCTCCTCGAGGGGCGGGAGCAGGTCGCGACCACCGGGCCGCTGCACCTCCTCGGCCTCTTCCTCGTCGGAGCCTACGGGGGCTTCGCCCAGGCGGGCGTCGGCTTCCTCCTCCTCTTCCTCCTGGTGGGCGGCCTCGGCCACGCGCTCGCCCGGGCCAACGCCCTCAAGGTGGTCCTGGTGGCGCTCTTCACCGGGCTCTCCCTGCTGGTCTTCGGCCTCTCGGCGCAGGTGGCCTGGCTGCCCGGCGTGGCCCTCGCGGTCGGGGCCGGCCTCGGCGGGATCGCCGGCGCCCGGCTGGCGATGAAGGTGCAGGCGCGCTGGCTGCGCTACCCGGTGGCGCTCTTCGCCCTGGCCAGCGGGATCAGCCTGCTCCTTCGCTGA
- a CDS encoding AMIN domain-containing protein, whose translation MKLARTLAAIAIAGLFQTGASADTRNVITRIDSGQDARGAFLKIVGSRAPSFTQYRLEAPARVVIDLGDAVLAGPPAELPLHTEVLRSVRTLMYEARGVSFTRVVLETGDDVPYTIDTQGSELFVRLEGQSLGRQLARKSTEDAVEAARRARAAETRLAEAAARVDQLQQEAEQWREQAARSSVALNEAKQAAASTEARAAEEARAVKAAQAELARRDADLAAAMNDLGALRSKAADAEAKARDAEAKARDAEAALASTRNEVRSDLDTAVHERDIALARAEAARQRLDETDRTLKDAHQRVDSLQAQLDQMRATAERSAAEQLRAREEAEALARREAAARAELETQLAKLRAEGRLAADARAAVPAGRQVAWAQYETGEEAGGDAPGARVDNRPKVMSYVGFQQRPDVSRVYVRTNEPARYTVTQQGDEIWLEIENTRASTLNDLNHLDTRFFDTAVAMIDPEEIEGAGTHIRVRIRLKQNVPYEATRTDNEIRIDFRRPGQ comes from the coding sequence ATGAAGCTCGCCAGGACCCTCGCTGCCATCGCAATCGCCGGACTCTTCCAGACCGGTGCCAGCGCCGACACCCGCAACGTCATCACCCGGATCGACAGCGGGCAGGATGCCCGGGGCGCGTTCCTCAAGATCGTCGGGAGCCGCGCGCCGAGCTTCACCCAGTATCGCCTCGAGGCCCCGGCGCGGGTCGTCATCGATCTGGGCGACGCCGTCCTGGCCGGGCCACCCGCCGAGCTTCCCCTCCATACGGAGGTGCTCCGCTCGGTGCGCACCCTCATGTACGAGGCGCGCGGCGTCTCCTTCACCCGGGTGGTGCTCGAGACCGGCGACGACGTGCCCTACACGATCGACACCCAGGGCAGTGAACTCTTCGTCCGGCTCGAGGGCCAGAGCCTGGGCCGTCAGCTCGCCCGCAAGTCCACCGAGGACGCCGTGGAGGCCGCCCGCCGCGCCCGCGCCGCCGAGACCCGCCTCGCCGAGGCCGCCGCCCGGGTGGACCAGCTCCAGCAGGAGGCCGAGCAGTGGAGAGAGCAGGCTGCCCGCTCCTCCGTCGCCCTGAACGAGGCCAAGCAGGCCGCCGCCAGCACCGAGGCGCGCGCCGCCGAGGAGGCCCGGGCCGTGAAGGCCGCGCAGGCCGAGCTGGCCCGCCGTGACGCCGACCTCGCCGCCGCGATGAACGATCTGGGCGCCCTGCGCAGCAAGGCCGCCGACGCCGAGGCGAAGGCCCGCGACGCCGAGGCCAAGGCCCGCGACGCCGAGGCCGCGCTGGCCTCCACCCGCAACGAGGTCCGCTCGGATCTCGACACCGCCGTGCACGAGCGGGACATCGCCCTGGCCCGCGCCGAGGCCGCCCGCCAGCGCCTCGACGAGACCGACCGCACCCTGAAGGACGCCCACCAGCGGGTCGACTCCCTCCAGGCGCAGCTCGACCAGATGCGCGCGACCGCCGAGCGCAGCGCCGCCGAGCAGCTGCGCGCCCGCGAGGAGGCCGAGGCCCTCGCCCGCCGCGAGGCGGCGGCCCGCGCCGAGCTCGAGACCCAGCTGGCCAAGCTGCGCGCCGAGGGGCGCCTCGCCGCCGACGCCCGCGCGGCCGTGCCCGCGGGCCGACAGGTGGCCTGGGCCCAGTACGAGACCGGCGAGGAGGCCGGCGGGGACGCCCCGGGCGCCCGCGTCGACAACCGCCCGAAGGTGATGTCCTACGTCGGCTTCCAGCAGCGCCCGGACGTGTCGCGCGTCTACGTGCGCACCAACGAGCCCGCCCGCTACACCGTCACCCAGCAGGGCGACGAGATCTGGCTCGAGATCGAGAACACCCGCGCCTCGACCCTCAACGATCTGAACCACCTCGACACGCGCTTCTTCGACACCGCCGTGGCGATGATCGACCCCGAGGAGATCGAGGGCGCCGGCACCCACATCCGGGTGCGCATCCGCCTGAAGCAGAACGTGCCCTACGAGGCCACGCGGACCGACAACGAGATCCGCATCGACTTCCGGCGCCCGGGCCAGTAG
- a CDS encoding sodium:solute symporter family protein, which yields MSAAAFAIGLVGLYAAITIVLSVIGMRKTKDLKSFAIGKGDMGPVLVGITMSSSIASTATFVINPGFVWADGLAAWAHYGLAAGAGLTCALLVMTKGFHRVGAKVSAVTLPNWLERRYESAWIGRAFALLTLLYITFIVLILSGSALIIGALFGIGYHVALVCVLAFVFSYVLMGGTYAHAYTNAFQGGLMLIIALMVFGTGLLEYGADFGARLSAVGESYSAWLNPESTLYHSTFGVFIAAFVVTAALMLQPHIITKILYLKRKEDLRRFLAVTILSSVAFSGMLFVGFWARFSGMAVSAQDKVVIEWIGATYPPLVVSFVLVTLLAAGMSTLDGILVSISTVVVNDLVLPSLPRLDEERRMRFGLQASRGVLVAVGLVSLALAWDPPELLGLFAQQGVYGLVAASAAPMLLGILVQGRVPAALAGGLGVLGVATHFVLKLAGVSNPAVSAAWGILASLAIGAGWWAWSRRRSAGEAAVSLPGVSEGAG from the coding sequence ATGAGCGCCGCCGCCTTCGCCATCGGCCTGGTGGGGCTCTACGCCGCCATCACCATCGTCCTCTCGGTGATCGGCATGCGCAAGACGAAGGACCTCAAGTCCTTCGCCATCGGCAAGGGAGACATGGGCCCGGTGCTGGTGGGCATCACCATGTCCTCCTCGATCGCCTCCACCGCCACCTTCGTGATCAACCCGGGCTTCGTCTGGGCCGACGGCCTGGCCGCCTGGGCCCACTACGGCCTGGCGGCGGGCGCCGGCCTGACCTGCGCCCTGCTGGTGATGACGAAGGGCTTCCACCGGGTCGGCGCGAAGGTCAGCGCCGTGACCCTCCCCAACTGGCTGGAGCGCCGCTACGAGAGCGCCTGGATCGGCCGCGCCTTCGCGCTGCTGACCCTCCTCTACATCACCTTCATCGTGCTCATCCTCTCGGGCAGCGCGCTGATCATCGGCGCGCTCTTCGGGATCGGCTACCACGTCGCCCTGGTCTGCGTGCTGGCCTTCGTCTTCTCCTACGTGCTGATGGGCGGCACCTACGCGCACGCCTACACCAACGCCTTCCAGGGCGGGCTGATGCTGATCATCGCCCTGATGGTCTTCGGCACCGGCCTGCTCGAGTACGGCGCCGACTTCGGTGCGCGCCTCTCGGCGGTGGGTGAGAGCTACTCGGCCTGGCTGAACCCCGAGTCGACCCTCTACCACTCGACCTTCGGCGTCTTCATCGCGGCCTTCGTCGTCACCGCGGCGCTGATGCTCCAGCCGCACATCATCACCAAGATCCTCTACCTGAAGCGCAAGGAGGACCTGCGCCGCTTCCTCGCGGTGACCATCCTCTCCAGCGTCGCCTTCAGCGGGATGCTCTTCGTCGGCTTCTGGGCGCGCTTCTCCGGGATGGCGGTCAGCGCCCAGGACAAGGTCGTGATCGAGTGGATCGGCGCCACCTATCCGCCCCTGGTCGTCAGCTTCGTGCTGGTCACCCTCCTGGCCGCCGGGATGAGCACCCTCGACGGGATCCTCGTCTCGATCTCCACGGTGGTGGTGAACGACCTGGTGCTGCCCTCGCTGCCCAGGCTCGACGAGGAGCGCCGGATGCGCTTCGGCCTCCAGGCCTCCCGCGGCGTGCTGGTGGCCGTCGGCCTGGTCAGCCTGGCCCTGGCCTGGGATCCCCCCGAGCTCCTCGGCCTCTTCGCCCAGCAGGGGGTCTACGGCCTGGTGGCGGCCTCCGCGGCGCCGATGCTCCTGGGGATCCTGGTGCAGGGGAGGGTGCCCGCCGCCCTCGCCGGGGGCCTCGGCGTCCTCGGCGTGGCCACCCACTTCGTGCTGAAGCTCGCCGGGGTGTCGAACCCGGCGGTCTCGGCGGCCTGGGGCATCCTCGCCTCCCTGGCCATCGGCGCCGGGTGGTGGGCGTGGAGCCGGCGGCGCAGCGCCGGGGAGGCGGCGGTCTCCCTGCCGGGCGTCAGCGAAGGAGCAGGCTGA
- a CDS encoding alpha/beta fold hydrolase — MSKRALVLLLLVAASGCVRPGPHGTSAPREDMVKVGGAWLRVRDLGPRESGRVPVLLLHGYGSRLEAWAPVQEALAAERRVVAFDQRGFGFSERPEGEYGPEAHARDALALMDALGLERVVVAGHSYGGGVALRLALDAPERVEGLLLVSTFALEEQIPESFRWAQVAGLGELIFGAFYKQVPGEKSLLAFHDRDRFVTLEALDEMRAMMARPGSTYAALETVRGMRYTEAEERYGALKVPVRVVWGRDDRALPLAQGRRLAGRLSVPLDVIEDCGHLPLFEQPASVVRVARELLGEVEP, encoded by the coding sequence GTGAGCAAGCGCGCCCTCGTCCTCCTGCTCCTCGTCGCGGCCAGCGGCTGCGTGCGGCCGGGGCCGCACGGCACCTCGGCCCCGCGCGAGGACATGGTGAAGGTGGGGGGCGCCTGGCTGCGGGTGCGGGACCTGGGGCCGCGGGAGAGCGGCCGGGTGCCGGTGCTGCTGCTCCACGGCTACGGCTCGCGCCTGGAGGCCTGGGCGCCGGTGCAGGAGGCCCTCGCCGCGGAGCGGCGGGTCGTCGCCTTCGATCAGCGGGGCTTCGGCTTCAGCGAGCGGCCCGAGGGCGAGTACGGCCCCGAGGCCCACGCCCGGGACGCGCTGGCCCTGATGGACGCCCTCGGACTCGAGCGGGTGGTGGTGGCCGGGCACTCCTACGGGGGTGGGGTCGCGCTGCGCCTCGCCCTCGACGCCCCCGAGCGGGTGGAGGGGCTGCTGCTGGTCTCCACCTTCGCCCTCGAGGAGCAGATCCCCGAGTCCTTCCGCTGGGCGCAGGTCGCCGGCCTCGGCGAGCTGATCTTCGGCGCCTTCTACAAGCAGGTGCCCGGCGAGAAGAGCCTGCTGGCCTTCCACGACCGCGATCGCTTCGTCACCCTCGAGGCCCTCGACGAGATGAGGGCGATGATGGCCCGCCCCGGCTCGACCTACGCGGCCCTCGAGACCGTGCGCGGCATGCGCTACACCGAGGCCGAGGAGCGCTACGGCGCCCTGAAGGTGCCGGTGCGGGTCGTCTGGGGCCGGGACGACCGGGCGCTGCCCCTCGCCCAGGGCCGCCGGCTCGCCGGGCGCCTCTCCGTGCCCCTCGACGTGATCGAGGACTGCGGGCACCTGCCCCTCTTCGAGCAGCCCGCCTCGGTGGTGCGCGTCGCCCGGGAATTGCTGGGGGAGGTGGAGCCGTGA
- a CDS encoding AMP-binding protein: MIFRGDWTGTLAELFGEREAIFEVSSGRRLSYLDLARATDEAARLLVDLGVERGERVAVLAHNRLETLLLMFATARLGAIFVPLNWRLAQPELEFLLDDCEPRALFFDEEHAHLAGRLCGPRGVSSLSLDWKEGPAGPAPAQVAIDADDPWMILYTSGTTGHPKGALIPHRQVAYNALNTMVALDLTSADRTVTYTPLFHTGALHVLTTPLLCKGGSIVLTDGFDADQVLRLSAEERCTLLFGVPTTFEMMAETESFTALELDTVRVALCGGAPCPPALIERYNARGIVFKQGYGLTEVGPNCLNLPEAEAVRRAGSAGRPNLQILARVLGEGGLVEGAGRGELALAGPCVFLGYWRRPDANRACFTEEGYFLTGDVVERDAEGWYTIVDRAKDMFISGGENVYPAEVEKVLSSHPAVRACAVVGIPDPRWGEVGRAYLEARSEESAVEGAELRTWLKERLATYKVPKEYVVVEALPRNPSGKIMKHVLGVA, translated from the coding sequence ATGATCTTCCGAGGTGACTGGACCGGAACCCTGGCCGAGCTCTTCGGCGAGCGTGAGGCGATCTTCGAGGTCTCCAGCGGGCGGCGCCTCTCCTACCTCGACCTGGCCCGGGCCACCGACGAGGCGGCCCGCCTCCTCGTCGATCTCGGCGTGGAGCGCGGCGAGCGGGTGGCCGTGCTCGCTCACAATCGCCTCGAGACCCTCCTGCTGATGTTCGCCACCGCGCGCCTCGGGGCGATCTTCGTGCCGCTGAACTGGCGGCTGGCGCAGCCCGAGCTCGAGTTCCTCCTCGATGACTGCGAGCCGCGGGCGCTCTTCTTCGACGAGGAGCACGCCCACCTCGCCGGGCGGCTCTGCGGCCCTCGAGGGGTGAGCTCCCTCTCCCTCGACTGGAAGGAGGGCCCGGCCGGTCCGGCGCCGGCCCAGGTGGCGATCGACGCCGACGACCCCTGGATGATCCTCTACACCTCGGGGACCACCGGGCACCCCAAGGGCGCCCTGATCCCCCACCGGCAGGTCGCCTACAACGCGCTCAACACGATGGTCGCCCTCGACCTGACGAGCGCCGACCGCACGGTGACCTACACCCCCCTCTTCCACACGGGCGCGCTCCACGTCCTGACCACGCCCCTGCTCTGCAAGGGCGGCTCGATCGTGCTCACCGACGGCTTCGACGCCGATCAGGTGCTGCGCCTCTCGGCCGAGGAGCGCTGCACCCTCCTCTTCGGGGTGCCCACCACCTTCGAGATGATGGCCGAGACGGAGAGCTTCACCGCGCTCGAGCTCGACACGGTCCGGGTGGCCCTCTGCGGCGGGGCGCCCTGCCCGCCGGCCCTGATCGAGCGCTACAACGCGCGCGGCATCGTCTTCAAGCAGGGCTACGGCCTCACCGAGGTGGGCCCCAACTGCCTGAACCTCCCGGAGGCCGAGGCGGTGCGCCGGGCCGGCAGCGCCGGGCGCCCGAACCTCCAGATCCTCGCCCGGGTGCTGGGCGAGGGGGGCCTCGTCGAGGGCGCCGGCCGCGGCGAGCTGGCCCTGGCCGGCCCCTGCGTCTTCCTGGGCTACTGGCGCCGCCCCGACGCCAACCGCGCCTGCTTCACCGAGGAGGGCTACTTCCTCACCGGCGACGTCGTCGAGCGGGACGCAGAGGGCTGGTACACCATCGTCGATCGCGCCAAGGACATGTTCATCTCCGGGGGCGAGAACGTCTATCCGGCCGAGGTGGAGAAGGTCCTCTCCTCGCACCCGGCGGTGCGGGCCTGCGCGGTGGTCGGCATCCCCGACCCACGCTGGGGCGAGGTCGGCCGGGCCTACCTCGAGGCCCGCAGCGAGGAGAGCGCGGTCGAGGGCGCCGAGCTGCGCACCTGGCTCAAGGAGCGCCTGGCCACCTACAAGGTCCCCAAGGAGTACGTGGTGGTCGAGGCGCTGCCGCGCAACCCCTCCGGGAAGATCATGAAGCACGTGCTGGGGGTCGCATGA
- a CDS encoding alpha/beta fold hydrolase, whose translation MMTLSELTDPVSLARKLGVFDAVPNAMARFNGAVALTRANLAGEPAPVAPSPFSVVAGLGGSRLLRYEPRVARRFREPVLITPSVINRPYILDLVDGNSVVQDLLDAGYAVYLIDWGAPGEAEEAAGFDTYVYERLRTFAEAACADAGAEKLHLFAQCLGGTMGAMLAAVDDSHLASLVLLTAPLGFEDDGLLSAWSRAPFFDAESFAELFGHVPNWITQPSFMTLRPLGQPAKLLRLYQNLGSERFLDFFRALETWVNDNVPLPKAFFVDLITQLYRENALLEGGLVLGGKAVRLEAVRVPVLTIAASEDHIVPLSSALVGHERFSSEDKKAVTLQGGHIGIVVGGRVRRELVAHTTELFDRHSEELAS comes from the coding sequence ATGATGACCCTCTCCGAGCTCACCGATCCCGTCTCCCTCGCCCGCAAGCTCGGCGTCTTCGACGCGGTGCCCAACGCCATGGCCCGCTTCAACGGCGCCGTCGCCCTCACCCGCGCCAACCTCGCCGGCGAGCCGGCCCCGGTGGCCCCCAGCCCCTTCTCGGTGGTCGCCGGCCTCGGCGGCTCGCGCCTCCTTCGCTACGAGCCGCGGGTGGCGCGCCGGTTCCGGGAGCCGGTGCTGATCACCCCCTCGGTGATCAACCGCCCCTACATCCTGGATCTGGTCGACGGGAACAGCGTGGTGCAGGACCTGCTCGACGCGGGCTACGCCGTCTACCTGATCGATTGGGGCGCCCCCGGCGAGGCCGAGGAGGCCGCGGGCTTCGACACCTACGTGTACGAGCGCCTGCGCACCTTCGCCGAGGCCGCCTGCGCCGACGCCGGCGCCGAGAAGCTCCACCTCTTCGCCCAGTGCCTGGGGGGGACCATGGGCGCCATGCTCGCGGCGGTGGACGACAGCCACCTCGCCTCGCTGGTCCTCCTCACCGCGCCGCTCGGCTTCGAGGACGACGGCCTGCTCTCGGCCTGGTCCCGGGCGCCCTTCTTCGACGCCGAGTCCTTCGCCGAGCTCTTCGGCCACGTGCCCAACTGGATCACCCAGCCCTCCTTCATGACCCTGCGCCCCCTGGGGCAGCCGGCGAAGCTGCTGCGCCTCTACCAGAACCTGGGCAGCGAGCGCTTCCTCGACTTCTTCCGCGCCCTGGAGACCTGGGTCAACGACAACGTGCCGCTGCCCAAGGCCTTCTTCGTCGACCTGATCACCCAGCTCTACCGCGAGAACGCGCTCCTCGAGGGCGGCCTGGTCCTGGGCGGCAAGGCCGTGCGCCTCGAGGCGGTGCGGGTGCCGGTGCTCACGATCGCGGCCAGCGAGGATCACATCGTCCCGCTCTCCTCGGCCCTCGTCGGTCACGAGCGCTTCAGCAGCGAGGACAAGAAGGCCGTCACCCTGCAGGGCGGCCACATCGGCATCGTGGTCGGTGGCCGGGTCCGGCGGGAGCTGGTCGCCCACACCACCGAGCTCTTCGACCGGCACTCGGAGGAGCTCGCGTCATGA